CGACCCGTTTCAGGTTCTGCTCGGCCTCGAATGTCGCAAGCGGGATTTCGAAGACGGCGCGCTGCTGGCTGTTCGAGTAGCTTGCGATCACCCGGCCCGATTCATCAACGGCAACACCCGTCAACTCGCCGGCCGGATAGCCGTCCTGATCCAGCGACACGGAACTTGCAGACCCGTCAGGGTCGGAATACTGCGTCAGCGAGAACTGGGTCAGCCCGGCATTGGCAAAGGAAATCCCGACACCCGTCGCATCCGTCCCGGCGATGGTAAGCGTGGCAATATCAAAACCGTCGCTCGTTCCGTTGACCGTACCGATTGAACCCGCGGTCATGCTGGTCAGCGTACCGGTGCTGTCGAATTCGACGTCGCCGACATCGTAATAGGCGGTAGTTGCATCTCCGCCGGAGCCGATAAACATCGTCCAGGTATCATTCACCACAGGAGGCCCGGCCGCGGCATTTGCCGTTTTGGCATACCTGACCTCGACATTCATCGCCGTGCCGTTCTGGTTATAGATCGTGATCGAACCGCCGGAAATCGAACTGTTCAGGAAATCGGTCTCGTTGGCCACTGCAACGTCACCGGCACCCACGGACGAAGCGAGCAGTGCCGTGGACGCCGTGGAACCGTCATAGTCGTTCGTGTTCGGAATGCGCGGCAGGTTGGCCTGGTAGTCGACCTGTGTCGTCGCGGACGCGGCAAGCGGCTGGTTGTCGATCTGGATCACGGTGGGATCGTCGCCCACCGGGTTGCCCGTCACCGCATCAAGCGGGAAACCCTGCAGGTAGTAACCGGCACTGTTGACCAGATAGCCGTCCTGATCGCGCTCGAAGTCACCGGCGCGGGTGTAAAAGGTCTCGTCGGCAAATGTGGTCGAACCGTCGACGACATCCGCCGCCTGCGTCACGACGAAATAACCCTCACCGTTGATCGCCATATAGGTGTCGACATCAACCTGGGTGATATCACCCTGGATGGTGTTGGTCGCTCGCGACGTGGCGTAAGTCGTGCCCGCAACCTGCGAGCCCTGGGTTGCCCCACCGCCAGAGACCAGATCGGAGAAAGTTGTATCGAGTCGCTTGTAACCGGTGGTCTGCGAATTGGCGACGTTACCGGAGATATTCTCCAGCGCGATCGCCTGCGCCGTCAGACCGGAGACAGCTGAGTTGATAGCCCCATAAATACCCATGATGCGTCCTCTTTATAGATCGGGCATTGCGCGAATGGGCTCACGCCCATGATCAGACCATGTCCGCAAAGGTCGTGCCAGTTCAGTCGAAAAACTCATTTATTTAATTTTTTCAGTTATTTACCATGATTTTCGGAATCGTTTCCTCACCCAAACCTTCCCCGGAGATCACTCTTGCCGGGCAAATTCTTCCGGCCAGCTGGGCAAGACTGTCCCGCCCGGCCGCTTCCGGCTGTGCCCTTTTTGCGGGCTTGCTTCCTGCGGCAGGGCCTGCCAGTTTCCGGCCAGGAGTTGAACAACGGACGGCAAAATGCGCTTTGAAGGAACAGACGAGTACATTGCAACGGAGGACCTGCGTGTCGCGGTCAACGCGGCGGTAGCTCTTGAACGCCCCCTCTTGGTGAAGGGAGAACCCGGCACGGGCAAGACCGTGCTTGCCGAACAGGTGGCAGCGGCCCTCGGAGCGCGGCTGATCGAGTGGCACGTGAAATCCACCACCAAGGCGCAGCAGGGACTCTATGAATATGATGCCGTGTCGCGCCTTCGCGACAGCCAGCTCGGTGATGAACGGGTCAAGGACATCAACAATTACATCCGCAAGGGCAAGCTCTGGGAGGCCTTTGCAGCAGCTGAAAGGCCAGTGCTCCTGATCGACGAGATCGACAAGGCGGACATTGAATTCCCAAACGACCTTCTGCTCGAACTCGACCGCATGGAGTTTCACGTTTACGAGACGGGTCAGTCCGTCCAGGCGAGACAGCGCCCGGTTGTGATCATCACGTCGAACAACGAGAAGGATCTGCCGGACGCCTTCCTGCGCCGCTGCTTTTTCCACTTCATCAAGTTTCCGGACGCCGAGACGATGGCGGAAATCGTCGAGGTTCACTTCCCCGGCATCAAGAAGCGGCTCCTGTCGGAAGCCTTGCGGCTGTTTTTCGACGTCAGGGACGTTCCCGGACTGAAGAAAAAGCCGTCGACTTCGGAACTGATAGACTGGATCAAGCTTCTGTTGAACGAAGACATCGATCCGGAAACCCTTCGTCAACAAGATGGCAGCAAACTGATACCTCCATTGCATGGTGCCCTTTTGAAGAACGAGCAGGATGTCCATCTGTTTGAGCGGCTTGCCTTCATGTCCCGCCGGGAACGCACCTGACGCCCTGGAGGGCTCGTTGAGACAGCGTATCGCCAGACTGCTCCTGTGGAGCTGCATCGCACTGCAATCCGCGGCAAGTATCGCGGTCGCCCCGGCACGCGCCCAGGTTCCCCCCGAAAAGGAAGCGGGCTGGCAGAGCGACGTTGGCGGCCTTCGCCACTTCATGGGTCTGCGCTGTCCCGACCAGATCGGTCCCTTTTTCCGGATAAAGGTCCTTGAAGGCGGGGCCACCAGCCTGGCCGGGTGCATTTACACCGGCAAAGACGGCATGACCGCGGTCTTGCGCCAGCATGTCCAGGACACGGGACGCCGCGAGGCGATCAGTTTTTCAAGAAACTACAAGGCTGCCGGGTTCGAGGAAGTGCAGCTGAGCGGTGCCGCATCCACCGGGATTTCCTTCAGGACGAGAAGCTGGACACCCACCAGCCTGTGTGAAACGCTCTGGCACTTTGCCGGGGCGGAAGCCGATTTCACGCTCTGGCTGTCCTACACGCTTCCCACACAGCAGGATGAGGTCGGACCCGCGGTGACGGCCTTTACCGAGGTGCTTGCACAGCAAAACTGAACACGGCATTTGCACAACCGCCCTCAAGTCATTTATTGAGACAGAGAACCAACAGGAACTCTGTTATGCGCTTGCTTTTGCTTCGACACGCCAAGTCCGACTGGGGAGACGCGGAGCTCCCCGATATTGATCGGCCGCTGAACGCGCGGGGCAAGGCGGCAGCGGTCACGATGGCGCGCTACCTGCGCGACCAGAAACTGCAGCCGAGTGTGATCCTGTGTTCCACGGCGCAAAGAACGCGCGAGACGCTTGCCCGCCTTCTCCCCCACCTGCCGCAGGAAGCCCATATCGAACTCATCTCCGACCTCTACTGGAAGAGCGAAGACGGATATGGTGCAATCATCCGCAAGCACGGCCACAGGGCGCAGACCCTGATGGTGATCGGCCACAATCCGGCAACGGAGGACACCGCGCTGGATCTTGTCGGGACAAGCGCACCCGATGCCCTTGCCGATCTTCAGGAAAAATATCCGACCGCCGCACTCGCCGTCATCGATTTCGACATCACGGACTGGTCCGAGCTGGGTTCGGGCACCGGACACCTGGAACGCTTCATCAAGCCGCGCGATCTCTAGGTGATGGACCGTTCGCACGACCCATTCTCCAAAGAGTTCAGGGGCAGCCACTTGGCCGCCCCTTTCCACCCGTTCTGACCTGTGCGCGGAGCGCAGTTCAAAGCAGCTTTCACTTGCCTTAGATAAAATCCGTCTCCGGGATCGCCACGCCGACGGCGCTGGTGCCATGGCCCTGGGCGGCGGCGAGATCGGCTGCAGCCGCATCGCCTTCTGCAGATCCGAACGCACCAAGCGTTTCGGCAGCACCAGCCAGGAGATCGAGGATGTCGCCGGAAGCAAGAGAGTCTGTTCCAACCGTGACTTCTTCCACGGCGAAGCTGAAGTCGTCCATGGGAT
This region of uncultured Roseibium sp. genomic DNA includes:
- a CDS encoding histidine phosphatase family protein, producing MRLLLLRHAKSDWGDAELPDIDRPLNARGKAAAVTMARYLRDQKLQPSVILCSTAQRTRETLARLLPHLPQEAHIELISDLYWKSEDGYGAIIRKHGHRAQTLMVIGHNPATEDTALDLVGTSAPDALADLQEKYPTAALAVIDFDITDWSELGSGTGHLERFIKPRDL
- a CDS encoding MoxR family ATPase, with the protein product MRFEGTDEYIATEDLRVAVNAAVALERPLLVKGEPGTGKTVLAEQVAAALGARLIEWHVKSTTKAQQGLYEYDAVSRLRDSQLGDERVKDINNYIRKGKLWEAFAAAERPVLLIDEIDKADIEFPNDLLLELDRMEFHVYETGQSVQARQRPVVIITSNNEKDLPDAFLRRCFFHFIKFPDAETMAEIVEVHFPGIKKRLLSEALRLFFDVRDVPGLKKKPSTSELIDWIKLLLNEDIDPETLRQQDGSKLIPPLHGALLKNEQDVHLFERLAFMSRRERT
- a CDS encoding flagellar hook-basal body complex protein, which translates into the protein MGIYGAINSAVSGLTAQAIALENISGNVANSQTTGYKRLDTTFSDLVSGGGATQGSQVAGTTYATSRATNTIQGDITQVDVDTYMAINGEGYFVVTQAADVVDGSTTFADETFYTRAGDFERDQDGYLVNSAGYYLQGFPLDAVTGNPVGDDPTVIQIDNQPLAASATTQVDYQANLPRIPNTNDYDGSTASTALLASSVGAGDVAVANETDFLNSSISGGSITIYNQNGTAMNVEVRYAKTANAAAGPPVVNDTWTMFIGSGGDATTAYYDVGDVEFDSTGTLTSMTAGSIGTVNGTSDGFDIATLTIAGTDATGVGISFANAGLTQFSLTQYSDPDGSASSVSLDQDGYPAGELTGVAVDESGRVIASYSNSQQRAVFEIPLATFEAEQNLKRVDGAAFAATTSSGEADLTGGGQILANNLELSNADIADEFSKLIITQQAYSANSRIVTSADEMLDDALNMVR